From Nicotiana tabacum cultivar K326 chromosome 20, ASM71507v2, whole genome shotgun sequence, one genomic window encodes:
- the LOC142174576 gene encoding uncharacterized protein LOC142174576 — translation MRAKTDPAFCEYLMRIGNGKERQNAYGKIEIPHSLIIPFTSEKESLNMLFRVTYPDLYKCHSNTSFITSRVILTTNNDFVDEINDMLLAQFPTTEKVYIATDETIDPKDQSEYEDFLHTLNPAGLPPYKLALKKNCPIMLLRNLSPSEGLCNGTRLICNDFKTHVISAD, via the exons ATGCGTGCGAAAACAGATCCTGCTTTTTGTGAATATTTAATGAGAATTGGTAATGGAAAAGAAAGACAAAATGCCTATGGAAAAATTGAAATTCCTCATTCTCTCATTATTCCTTTTACTTCTGAAAAAGAATCGTTGAATATGCTCTTCCGAGTTACTTATCCTGATTTATACAAATGTCATTCaaatacttcttttattacttctcGTGTTATTCTAACAACCAACAATGATTTCGTTGATGAAATAAATGACATGCTTCTTGCTCAATTTCCAACCACCGAAAAAGTTTACATTGCTACTGATGAGACAATTGATCCAAAAGATCAGAGTGAGTATGAAGATTTTTTGCACACTTTAAATCCTGCTGGTTTGCCTCCTTATAAATTAGCTTTGAAGAAAAATTGCCCGATTATGTTATTAAGAAATTTGAGTCCCAGTGAAGGTTTATGCAATGGAACACGATTAATATGTAATGATTTTAAAACTCATGTCATTAGTGCA GATTAA
- the LOC142174575 gene encoding uncharacterized protein LOC142174575: protein MVEAICRSFLWTGSSTVSKKALVSWEKICLPQGVGGLNVINLVFWNRAAVAKHLWTVAKKKDCLWIKWIHTFYIKHHTLEQMSIPKNAAWVVRKILESRKFIGDVQGIQSDLMSKLDQLQKGNSFSIRKLYRLQFPQLPKVPWKGIVLQPKMHPGFKFILWLALQRRLATVDTLLKFSVQIPQQCILCKLTDETFDHLFFECSVTNESWSRLLKWLGHCKTIRDWQSEVAWISHIATKKSGH, encoded by the coding sequence ATGGTTGAAGCTATCTGCAGGTCATTTCTGTGGACAGGTTCATCAACGGTGTCAAAAAAGGCTTTGGTTTCCTGGGAAAAAATTTGCTTACCACAAGGAGTAGGTGGTCTAAATGTGATAAATTTGGTGTTCTGGAATAGAGCTGCTGTAGCAAAGCACCTGTGGACAGTGGCAAAAAAGAAAGATTGCTTATGGATCAAGTGGATTCATACATTCTATATAAAACATCACACGTTAGAGCAAATGTCAATACCCAAGAATGCAGCTTGGGTGGTCAGAAAAATTCTGGAGTCAAGGAAATTCATTGGTGATGTTCAGGGTATCCAAAGTGATCTTATGAGCAAGTTGGATCAGCTACAAAAAGGTAATTCCTTTAGCATTAGGAAGTTGTATCGACTGCAATTCCCTCAACTCCCAAAGGTTCCTTGGAAAGGCATTGTGTTGCAACCAAAAATGCATCCCGGATTTAAGTTCATACTATGGTTAGCATTACAAAGGAGACTAGCTACAGTGGACACACTGTTGAAGTTTAGTGTTCAAATTCCTCAACAGTGTATCCTCTGTAAGCTTACTGATGAAACCTTCGATCATCTATTTTTTGAGTGCTCTGTGACGAATGAATCGTGGTCGAGGCTATTGAAATGGCTGGGACATTGCAAAACTATTCGAGATTGGCAAAGTGAGGTGGCATGGATAAGTCATATTGCCACAAAAAAGAGTGGACACTAA
- the LOC107790261 gene encoding uncharacterized protein LOC107790261, protein MGERLTINMITPNAEEWTCKIQVIDKSRPKDNKEKTKKYQLMTLQDEEENQVQAIMFNADITHFEDLFDPFHTYLVSVAQVKESSYLYANPLNKFIWIIDRSTIVEPIEKATPPEDPLPRQRG, encoded by the exons ATGGGTGAAAGGTTAACTATAAACATGATCACTCCCAATGCAGAAGAATGGACCTGTAAGATCCAAGTAATTGATAAAAGTCGTCCCAAAGACAACAAAGAgaaaaccaaaaaatatcaaCTCATGACTTTACAGGATGaagaa GAAAATCAAGTTCAGGCCATCATGTTCAACGCTGATATAACGCATTTTGAAGATCTATTTGATCCTTTCCACACTTACTTGGTGTCAGTTGCACAAGTGAAGGAGTCATCTTATTTATATGCAAATCCACTTAATAAATTCATTTGGATAATTGATAGAAGCACCATTGTTGAGCCAATTGAAAAGGCCACTCCTCCTGAGGATCCATTACCCCGCCAACGCGGCTAA